attctgagtatgggtcaccatacttggctgaatgtcacttcacttcacttcacttcagacttttgtttctttttattttacagcatACACATGCATATCCATATTGCCActgttgttttcttatttttgggTGTAATAGCCTaatgtttattcattttcattctaGAAGGTATATTTGCTCACCACTGTAACAGAAGAAAGGCAAACTGTCAAAGCATCTCTCATCTGTCCACTGACCAAAGTGTTGTAAAGACACAGCTGTGCAGTGCTGAGATCCCTGCTGCCCTGATATAACTGCACCGTTATCTGGTTCTGCGGGAAGATTTTGAGTTGATGGAAGCCAATATGAGAAGGAAGAGCTGCTCTGATCTGACCACAGTCTGTTTCGGTGCAGACCAATCCAGACATTTGTATTAAATCGTTCAATGCTCAGTATCTGTAGACGCTCTGTCTCATTCCTCACACTGGCCAGGTCTGTGTATTCCTCTCTGCAGTAGCTCTGAGCTTCAGTCCAGGTCTTTTCCTCAGATACCCAGACATACTTCTGAGAGGAGTTGTCTCTACCTAGGATAAAAACGTTAAGACAATAAGTCAATTCATTTGTTACTTCATCTGGCCATCcatctttttaaatgtatttatttttacaatacacCTGCATttacaaaacacacaatttttggGTGGTACACTGGATTTTTGATCCAAGCCAAGTCTTACCACAAGGACAGTGATGGTTGTTGAGACTTTTGACTTAAAGTGAAAGCAGTATGTAcataaaagaaatacattttcaattgGAATGTCTTACCATCATAGCAGACAAATGTGTAAGGATGGTCACATGAATAATCTGCCCATTCCCCATTAGAATCCATGAAAACACACAGCTCGTTCCCACCACTGTTGTCTGGTTCATGTAGCCAGTTCCTGAAATCTCTCTCTCCTTCCTGATAGAAATCATTGTCTTCCAGTGACCATCTCCAGCTGTTCACATCATCATACAGTCCAATCCAGGCTGAACCACTGTAACTCCCATTATCTGTGTTAATGAGTCTGTTCATTTCCTCCATGTTATCAACGGTGGCCAGATCTGTGTAATTCTGTCTGCAGTAGCTCTGAGCTTCAGTCCAGGTCTTAGATTCATTGACAAAGTGATACTGATGGGATGATGCTGATGCTATTTGTGctatgaaaaatgaataaatttaccACTGTAGCATGCGTGATACAGTTTTCCGTGGTTATTATACAGCCACTTAGTACTGTGAAGTGATTTTGTTGTGCTTGATTGTGTATGAGATTATGCTTATGCTTTTGAAGTAATAGCCTATCTTGGCTTCTATCAGCTGCAGCTCTGGTATGCTGTCTCAATATACTTCTACACAACATGATATCCACACATGGCCGAGGCCCAGACCTCGGTAAATTTTTCATGttcgaaaataaaatttgttctctgattgactaatTTGCTGCTAAACTCCGCATATGAATGTAAGCATGTATAATTCAAAATGTTTAGCGTCAGTGGTATGAAAATTATCGCTGCGAGACACTTCCAAAGTGAACGAGTCTTTAGAGAGTTGTTAGCGAGAGTGTGAGATGCAgtagaaagttaataaagtaggaaCTTGCGGTTTAGGGCCAGCGATAACTTTATcttatctaatttccaaaatatttgaaatgttttcggtttattttatttatttatagttttttgtttattttaatagcaacatctggcaacattgcATCACCAGCATTAGTCCTTGTAGTTAacaaaaaactgcaaaaaaaatagcAGCGGCTAtatacactaagtgcaaatatatatagattctatttattttgttaaaatagcaggattttttgctatttatactactttctccaaatagtggcaattatctgcacctcagtattgtagtacactataaaacagtatgcaataataacttattgagtgtaaatttaatggatgccaccttattgggacaataaagccctcactacacctacccttaactttttgattatttacttaattttcattgaagataaatgcttttctgatgtgatttgaaatttgaaagggAGAAAACAATTCGCCAAAACGCGGATTAGAACCCAAGTCAATCATGTCAATATAACATGACACACGTTTAACCTTCTGCGCCACTAAAACTGGCTGTGGGGTACTGTCTTTTGTAATGTTGATTATCCGAAAATAACACATTTGGTGGGTAATATGCATGTTTGCATGTATAATAAACAATTGATACAATTATCATAAGTGTATTATTAAAGGTcctgttcttcgtgatcccatgttttaaactttagttagtgtgtaatgttcttgttagagtataaataatatctgtaaaattctaaagctcaaagttcaatgccaagcgagatattttatttaacagaattcgcctacaaaaaacgacccgtttggactacatccctctagttcctgcagtaatgacgtcactaaaacagactaacctccgcccacaggaatacacaaaaaagggggcgtggtcttggtgcgctccgacggagaagaggaagagctgtgcttgtgtttgtcaccatgtcgttgaaacgctgttattttcatctcggagtccagtcatctttgtttgggctgtacttagagatcaatggttacaatttaggTTTAACTCGGTTCcggaaaattataatccacatgtaaaactgtatgcagcacattttgctgaggacaacttcctcaatctcaatcagtttaatgccggattcgcacaaagattattcttgaaagatggagcagttccctctttgtctggagaaggcgttgtttatggaccacaaccggtaagtgtattttattatttaagttggtgcgtttaacagtttctgtaacttattacacaagggcaacactgtttagcttagttaactagatgttagggctgtgcaaaaaaaatctaatgcgattttcatgcgcatcagtaaaaacgctcctgtgattataagtacatctccagcacgtgtgttcagatcaggattgccaggttttcaaaacaaatcctgcccacttgcttctcaaaactagtccaagaCTAGATCAATggtgtttccaggagggcagcgcacGCTAacctgctgtcgaatcacaacacaggaaccgctggcacaatcagaactcgttacgtatttctgaaggagtgactttatagaacaaggaggtgaaataggtgaattgtgtgaaaaatactgtttttttacacgcaaaacatgaacacattttatattgcacactgttaacacaatcaaagcttcaaaaaagcacgaaaaatgggacctttaactAACTTTGATGCCataaatagggtatgatttaaaaatgagcatccctctaaaaaaatctacatttctgtctcttttcaagtaTTAAGAGagtatataattagttgtatttatatgggttattatagaaaccccctggacctcactaattttcaaagcctggctacggccatgtATCCACATCTAATGTTGACTCAGCAGTAGAGTTACACTCacgggacactgcacttattcacaATCACAAATTTGTGTTAATTGCATCTGCTTTAAAGCCTTGCTGGTTAAACATCTAATTTATGTGTTGTTCTGATGTACGCTTTTCTGATGTAAACAAATATTTACTGATTACTGGACTAAGTTGTCTTTCATGCCTGATTGATTTAGCATCAAATACAGTAAATTAAatcaatagttcacccaaaatttttatttctgttattatttacacacgttgtcccaaacctgtattcatTTCTGTCttgtgtggaacacaaaagaagatattttgaataatgggGGTAATTAAACAGTAGCTTGTCCACATTGACTGATAGTAAGGGGGAAAATAACATGGGGACcgtgtttggttacccacattcttcaaaataatgtttatattcaACAAAAGAAACTAATTCAGGTCTAAAACAATTTGACAGTTAGAACGACggtgtaaaaagaaaaaactatatgACAGAGCTGACAcagattaattttcatttttgcgtgaactattcttttaaagttaataaaacaacaaaacaggaaaatcactctCTGCTCATGACTGAACTTTTGATACAgttgctttaaaaatgtataatttatgtatatagtatatatagtgtttttataatatttgttcattcaatttcttgaatgttaggctacttttttaatattttgtaatatatagtattgtatatattgtatatgtgtatttgtaatgtatatctttgttcttatttttcagTGACAAAGATTTTTCTCTTcgcccactttggcctaaatgtctgccattcatttttcttttacaaGAGGGAAATTAGTAGttaatagtaaaaccaacatgacgaaaaatcatgataaaatcatgaATCGTGATATTCCTGAAAAAACATTATGATCTGATATTTTTGCCTCATCGCCCACCCCTGGGCTGTGTTACAAAACTTTCAACCTCTGTAGCACCAGTGCTATGTGCAAAAAAGTTAACTCACAGCCCTGTCTTTATTTTGTGGTGttcttatatatgtttttcttcttcttttcttcttcttttctaatTGCAGaggttatttttcatttatttattttcctggtTACTCACCACTGTAGCAAATGAAAGGTAGTGCAGTGTTGCAGTTTTCATCTGTCCAGCTCCCAGAGTCACTAAATGACACTGCAGTGCAGTATTCATCGTTTCCAGCATTATCTGGCTGTCCTGTCCTCCAGTTACTGAATGAAGAGTTGCTCTGATCTGACCAAGATCTGGTTCTGTAAAGTCCAATCCAAACATTTGTAAAATGTGGAATTAATGACTGAACCCTGTAGTTTTCCATCTCATTCCTGATACTGACGAGGTCTGTGTGATGTTCTCTACAGTAACTCTGAGCTTCAGTCCAGGTTTTATACTGGGAAACAAACACATAGCTTGTATTAGCATTCGCTTGTCCTGTGGGAAGcaatttaaatgtgatttatcaTGACAGCATAATTTGTTCAAAATACTTCTTTAAGAGTCTATAAGCAGTTCTCACCATCATAGCAAACAAAAGGAAATGTACTGTAGCAAGCGGTTTCACCCCATATTCCTTGATTATATGgcaagtacacacacagactctgtccACCCGAGTTCACTTGTTGCTGAACAAACCAGCTTTTAAAACCTCCACCTAATGCTGCATTGTCCAATGACCATCTCCAGCTGTTCAGATCATCATAGAGTCCAATCCATGTCGATCCATATAAAGTGCCACGTACTGATTTAATGAGTCTGTTCATTTCCTCCATATTATCAATGGTGGCCAGATCAGTGTAATTCTGTCTGCAGTAGCTCTGAGCTTCAGTCCAGGTCTTAGACTCAGACACAAAGTGATACTGACGGGTACATGAAGATTGTGTGCAGGTTCCTGTGAATTGTTTCACAGCACAGAAAACAAAGAAGAGGAAAAAAGTTAATATCTGaagaaaattataaatgcaacacttttgtttttacccccatttttcatgagctgatctcaaagatctaagactttttctatgtacacaaaaggcctatttctctcaaatgttGTTTCAAATTTATCACACAATtgcatgcaattggcatgctgactgcaggaatatccaccagagctgttgcctgtgaattAAATGTTCACTTCTCTACCATAAGTAATTTTCAAGGGAGTTTCAGAGAACTTGGCATTACATcaaaccacaccagcccaggacctccacatccagcatcttctgcTGATGGCAACGCTGTGGATAGATTGGCCCAGGGTGGTGGTGAAGTTATGGTATTGGCAGTTCctgtacagtaaaactgcacattttagagtggc
The DNA window shown above is from Carassius carassius chromosome 26, fCarCar2.1, whole genome shotgun sequence and carries:
- the LOC132106023 gene encoding macrophage mannose receptor 1-like, which gives rise to MEEMNRLINTVNGSYSGSAWIGLYGDVNSWRWSLEDNDFYQEGERDFRNWLHEPDNSGGNELCVFMDSNGEWADLSCDFAIQFVCYDGRETATQSFISIIYGKPWLEAHRYCREHYTDLANVRNQTENQRIYETTGGDVWIGLYRNRVWSNSQNNSYQNWRPEIPGLQAQPDNGGNQDYVNGYQHCTAVSFRHSGRWTDEICIINMPFFCYNRTCTQSSCTRQYHFVSESKTWTEAQSYCRQNYTDLATIDNMEEMNRLIKSVRGTLYGSTWIGLYDDLNSWRWSLDNAALGGGFKSWFVQQQVNSGGQSLCVYLPYNQGIWGETACYSTFPFVCYDGQANANTSYVFVSQYKTWTEAQSYCREHHTDLVSIRNEMENYRVQSLIPHFTNVWIGLYRTRSWSDQSNSSFSNWRTGQPDNAGNDEYCTAVSFSDSGSWTDENCNTALPFICYSASASSHQYHFVNESKTWTEAQSYCRQNYTDLATVDNMEEMNRLINTDNGSYSGSAWIGLYDDVNSWRWSLEDNDFYQEGERDFRNWLHEPDNSGGNELCVFMDSNGEWADYSCDHPYTFVCYDGRDNSSQKYVWVSEEKTWTEAQSYCREEYTDLASVRNETERLQILSIERFNTNVWIGLHRNRLWSDQSSSSFSYWLPSTQNLPAEPDNGAVISGQQGSQHCTAVSLQHFGQWTDERCFDSLPFFCYSGESDDHHINPPLSAEYAIGMQVKFTSQKNWSESQIEELVIIQLKEELMRLGLQSNVTMKLRGYRKINP